The genomic stretch CCTTTACATCTTTTATCTTAACAATGTCTATGACTGGCTTAGGATTTAATATTAACCTAAAAGAACTACGTACTAAATCCTTACGCCCTCTAATCGCCATAATCATTACATCAATTCTTCTGTCTTTCGTAACTTATATTTTTATTTAACAACTACCCTTTAAATCAAAAAAATCAGAGAAACGATACGCCTGTTTCTCTGATTTTTTATTTATCTAGTGGCTATAATACATTCGATTTCTTATGTTTTGCTTTCTTCATTGCGTTTAATAAAAATCCACCTTTAAATCTTCTCGCTTCATATGAAATAATAAAGGCACTCGGTTCATAATGCTCAATAAGATCCATTAGTTCAGGTTCTCTATTTCGCTTTGTCAATATATCTAAATGATACCTCTCACTGTCTCTTCCTTCACCTTGGAAAACCGTCACCCCGAATCCTTCCTCGCGAAGTCGGTTAATAAGCAATTTATTTTTATTCGTTAAATTAACTACTAATGTCGTATAGCCAATCGCTAAGCGATTTTCTACGTAACTTCCAATTAGAATACCAATTCCAAATCCAACCGCATAAACAATCATTGATAACGTACTTTGGTCTCCAGAAAACACAAGTGATAATCCAAATACATAAATAATTGCTTCTAAAAAACCAAAAAGCGCGGCAGACACACTCAAGCCTTTAACAAGGAAAATAGTTCTCAAAGTTAAGACAGGTACATAAATCAATTGCAATAATAAAATCAGCAAAATATCTTTCAATGTTGACACCTCAAAGTTCAAATTTCGGGAAAGCAATTTTATGTAAATCATTCACTCTAAGCCTTACTTTTAAACCCTTTTGCTAGTGGTTCAAAGTGAAAGCCTAGTAGAAATGACGGATTAATGAATGCTCAATGCGACTACATTTTTAAATTGTTTTTTGTATTATTTACCAGTTGTAGTATGTAATTCAACTTGTTCAATTAAATTCCTGCTTTTCTTTAAGGACATTCTAAAGATTAAAATATTGAATTATGCGAACAAATTTTGAACATTGTTGATAAAGTTGTGAACTTCGTTGATATTTTGCTAATGCTCGTTGATATATCGCTGATTCTCGTTGATAAATTGCTGAAATTCGTTGATATATGCGAATACTCGTTAATATTTCACTATAACCGGTTCGTAAATCATCCATTCTGAGTCGCACTTCACTAATTTTGCTTAATATCATCTTCAAACAAATAAAAAAACCGCCAGGAATTCATTCACAATTCCCAGCGGGTGTTCTAACAACTTTCAAATCATCTTTTTTTATTTTTTACCCATTATTCCATTCCAAAAGAAATCTATGATTTGTTCGGCCATTTCATCTATTGTCGAAAAGATTGACTTTTGATTTGTGTCTTTATAATTTCCAATCGATAGAATTGCAAAGAACAATTGAGTATAGAACTTTGGATTCCCTTGAGGTATTTCTCCGTTCTCAATTGCAGTTGTCATTGCTTTTTCAATCACATTATACATCTTCTCTTCAGCGTTATTCATCTGTTGTAATTGTTCATCTGATAAAGAAACTTTCGCTTCCTTCGTAAAAGTTTTTAAATCAATTTCAAAGGTTGCTCTTAAATGGACTTTTACCATTTCGTGGAGGTTTTCTTTTAAAGACTGTTCCGTTGATAAAATCTCAGCAATTCGGTCACTTATTCGTAGCATCATTTGAACCATTGCATCCGTAAAGAGATCTGCTTTTGTTGGATAATAGTAATAAACCGTTGCTTTGGTCACACCACACTGTTTAGCTACGTCATCCATTGAAACTAATTGATATCCGTTTTGAAGAAACAATTGGATTGCATTTTCAACGATTATTGTTTTAGTAGGCTTTTTTTTAGAATCCTGTGGCGGTCTACCGAGGGGACGTTTCATTTGTTCCAATATGCTTCTCTCCTAACCTTTTAATTCCCTTTCATTATATCATATTAAAAGTTCTTGAATAATTAACTGACCAGTATATATAATTATGGTAATCAATTTTACGAGAGGTGAATTCCATATGAAACATCACCCCTTTCATTCATGGGGCAAATTTGTTGGTAGTAAACGTACAAGATGGATAACATTGTTGGTGTGGGTTTTATTAACGGTAGTATTATCTTTTACTTTTCCATCTGTAAATGAAGTAGAAAATAATGCAGCAGATAACCTCCCAAAGCAATCTATGTCGCAAAAAGCAGAGCAGTTAATTAAAAAAGAGTTTCCAACTGATTCTGGAAACCCTTTATTAATTGTTTGGAATCGTAAAGACGGTCTAAATGGAGAAGATTTCAATGCCATTAATAATGTTTATAAAGCGCTCCGAAACAATCCATTGGAAAAACAATTAACATCACCGTCATATGATTTGATGCCTACCGAGGCAATTAAACAAAGTTCTTCTGAGGATGGCACTACAATCATTACAGCTGTTCTTTTTGATAAAAAAGCTGATGATAAAGTACTACAAAAAAATATCGACAAACTAGAAAAGTTAATTAAAAATAATACGGGTGATGACCCAGTTAAACGAAAATTATCAGAATCTGGTCTAAAAGTTCGCTTTTCCGGTCCAGTAGGTATTCAAACAGACGCTGTCAGTTTATTTTCACAAGCCGATGTTAAACTTTTATTATCTACTGTATCACTTGTATTAGTTTTCTTAATCCTTTTATATCGTTCACCAATTATGGCAATTGTCCCGTTAATAGTAGTTGGTTTCGCTTACGGAATCGTTAACCCTTTATTAGGTGTTTTAGGTGAAAAAGGTATTATTACAGTTGATTCACAAGCCGTTTCGATCATGACAGTATTATTATTTGGTGCAGGTACTGATTATTGTTTATTTTTAATATCTAGATATCGTGAATGTTTACTTAATGAAGAAAATAAATATAAAGCATTGCAACTCGCAATTAAAGAATCTAGTGGGGCCATTTCGATGAGTGCTTTAACGGTCGTTATTGGGTTAGGCACACTCTTATTTGCTCATTATGGTGCGTTCCATCGTTTCGCAGTTCCATTTAGTTTGGCAGTTCTTATTATGGGTATTGCTGCAATAACAATTCTTCCCGCCCTACTTTCTATATTTGGTAGAGTTTCATTTTATCCTTTTATCCCTAGAACAAAAGAAATGGAAACATTAAGAGCTAAGAAAAAAGGAAAATTAATAAAAAAAGAGCAAACCAAAGTGTCAATTAATCAAAAAATAGGAAAACTAGTTACTCATAAACCTTGGACAATTATTTTAGCTTCTACCATTCTATTAGGTGGGCTAGCTCTATTTGTGCCTCGAGTACAATACACATATGATCTGCTTCAATCATTTCCTAAAGATATGCCTTCTAGAGAAGGATTTGATTTAATATCAGACCACTATTCATCAGGTTTATTGGCACCTGTTAAAGTGATTATCGATACAGAAAATAAAAATATTCCTGTAAAAAAAGAAT from Arthrobacter citreus encodes the following:
- a CDS encoding DUF2179 domain-containing protein; its protein translation is MKDILLILLLQLIYVPVLTLRTIFLVKGLSVSAALFGFLEAIIYVFGLSLVFSGDQSTLSMIVYAVGFGIGILIGSYVENRLAIGYTTLVVNLTNKNKLLINRLREEGFGVTVFQGEGRDSERYHLDILTKRNREPELMDLIEHYEPSAFIISYEARRFKGGFLLNAMKKAKHKKSNVL
- a CDS encoding TetR/AcrR family transcriptional regulator, which gives rise to MEQMKRPLGRPPQDSKKKPTKTIIVENAIQLFLQNGYQLVSMDDVAKQCGVTKATVYYYYPTKADLFTDAMVQMMLRISDRIAEILSTEQSLKENLHEMVKVHLRATFEIDLKTFTKEAKVSLSDEQLQQMNNAEEKMYNVIEKAMTTAIENGEIPQGNPKFYTQLFFAILSIGNYKDTNQKSIFSTIDEMAEQIIDFFWNGIMGKK
- a CDS encoding MMPL family transporter — encoded protein: MKHHPFHSWGKFVGSKRTRWITLLVWVLLTVVLSFTFPSVNEVENNAADNLPKQSMSQKAEQLIKKEFPTDSGNPLLIVWNRKDGLNGEDFNAINNVYKALRNNPLEKQLTSPSYDLMPTEAIKQSSSEDGTTIITAVLFDKKADDKVLQKNIDKLEKLIKNNTGDDPVKRKLSESGLKVRFSGPVGIQTDAVSLFSQADVKLLLSTVSLVLVFLILLYRSPIMAIVPLIVVGFAYGIVNPLLGVLGEKGIITVDSQAVSIMTVLLFGAGTDYCLFLISRYRECLLNEENKYKALQLAIKESSGAISMSALTVVIGLGTLLFAHYGAFHRFAVPFSLAVLIMGIAAITILPALLSIFGRVSFYPFIPRTKEMETLRAKKKGKLIKKEQTKVSINQKIGKLVTHKPWTIILASTILLGGLALFVPRVQYTYDLLQSFPKDMPSREGFDLISDHYSSGLLAPVKVIIDTENKNIPVKKELESLSFVKEVSEPIKGKDHKNLQLYEISLVDNPYSIKGLERIPQLEKKINKLLNKNDIQKVNKHYWIGGETVTNLDTKNTTERDQSVIIPVMIGLIALLLLTYLRSFTAMIYLILTVILSYLSALGAGWLILHYGFGASAIQGSIPLYSFVFLVALGEDYNIFMVSEIWKNKKKQPHRDAVSNGVAKTGAVISSAGLILAGTFLVLATLPIQVLVQFGIVTCVGVLIDTFIVRPLLVPAITTVLGRFAYWPGELSKKNFDHKQEFQIEK